The Streptomyces cathayae DNA segment GTGGGTGGGGTCGACGGAGATGCCGGCGGTGGCGTGCCGCAGCGCCTCGGCGTCCTCGCCGTGCACCCAGGCCATCTGGGCGAGCCGGGCGTAGGCGGTGGCGGCCCGGTTGGGGGCGGCGGCGGCCAGCAGCAGCTGGGCCCTGGCCTCCTCGTGGCGGGAGACGCTCATCAGGGCGTGGCCGAGCACCTCGTGCGCCCAGGCCTCGTCGAGCGGGAGGTGCACGCTGCTCAGGATGTCGACGGCGTCCTGGTAGTCGCCGGCCGCGATGTGCGCGGCGGCCACCTTGCGGGCGCTCTCCACGTCACCGGTGCGCGCGACGTGCGGGGTGCCGAGGTGCACCAGCAGGTCGTGGTGGAGGGTGCCGGACAGCGCCAGGTAGGCGGCCTGGAAGTCGGCGTCGGACAGCTCGAACTCGCGCCAGCGCTCCTCCGCCCGACCGTATCCGGCCTCGCCGCCCTGCCAGGGCTTGTGGCGGCCGGTGAAGTGCAGGATCGCGGTGTCGTCGGGGACCGGCAGGTCGCCGGAGAGCCGCCGCTTGACGAAGTTGTAGCGGGCGTCGAGGCGGACGAAGTCGCCGTCCAGCACGGCGTTGAGGATGCCCTGGTCGTGCTTGTCGAGCTCGTAGTCGCCGCTGCGTCCGGTGGCGTCGAGCTCGGCGCAGAACGCGTCGCTGAGGTACTCGCGCTGGATGACCAGCAGCCCGGAGTTCAGCTTGTGCTGCCCGTAGAAGAACTGCGGGACGGCCGCCAGGCCCTCGCGCAGCCGCAGCAGTTCACCGAGGTCGTCGAGGACGACCATGTCGGTGTCGAGCGTGATGACGGTGTCGTACTCGCGCAGCCGGAAGACGTCGAGGATGAAGTACGCCTTGCGGACCAGGTAGTTGTCCTGGTCGCCCTTCTTGTACGTGTCGTAGTGCTCGGTGTTCACCCGGCGCAGCACGATCCGGGGGTGCAGGGCGCGGATCCGGGCGATCGAGCCGGGGCGCAGGTCGTCGTGGAGCACGACGAAGTCCTCGCACACGCCCGGGTTGGACAGCGCGAGGCTGCGCAGCAGGGCGAGGAAGCCGGGCAGGTAGTTCTCGTCGACGTAGGCGGCGAAGGCGACGCGGCGCTTGCCGGTGAGCGCCTCCGACGAGAGGGCCGGCGCCTGGGGGGCCGTGGTCGCGGTCCCGGGGGTGGTGGTCATCGCAGGGATATCCTCATGTCGGTCACTCGCTGGGCCCGCTGCATGACCCATTCCTTCTCGCTGGTGTACTCGTGCACGGAGGTGATCGGCATCTTCATGGCTTCCGGCACGCGGTAGGCGCCGCTCTCGTAGAAGTCGAAGCCGATCAGGTCCAGGGTCGGGCTGACGTCCAGGAAGTCCAGCAGGAACAGCATGTTGAAGCCGGTGGTCGGGATGCCCGACCAGACGTCGGCGCCGAGCCTGCCGATGTTGCGCACGGGCCAGCGCAGCGACTCGTCGCCGAGGAACTGCTGGGCGCCGGGCACCAGGCGGTTGCGCAGGGAGTACTTCCAGTCGCCGGAGACTCCGCCGAACACGAGCCGGGTGGTGACCTGCTGGTCCCAGTTGAATCCGTGCTTGTGGATGGTGGCGTGGATGTCGGTGCGCCCGCCGGTGTGCCTGGCGTCGATGCGGTACGAGTTGAAGCGGACCACCAGGTCGTAGGCGTCGATCTCGGCGCCCAGGGAACTGGAGCCGACCCTGCCCGAGTTGGCTATGAGGCAGACGGACTTGCCCGCCACCTGGTTGCGGAACTCGCCCAGGCCGATCCACTGCACGCCGCCGATGGTGGGGTCGGCGACGGGGCCGCGCATCCGGTTGCGGCGCTGTTCGGCGTAGAGGGCGAGGACCTCGGTGAGCGCGGGCAGGTCGACGTCGCTGCGCGCGGCGCGCAACTCCAGGTACTGGCTGAGCAGTTCCTGCCGGTCCGCGACCGGCGCCCCCTCGGCGGCCAGCGCGAGGAGCGCTCCCACCATGCGCGGCTCGGCCTCGGGCCAGTCCCCCACGGCGTGCGCGGTCAGGCCCTCGGCCCACACGTCGGTGGCGGGACCGCGGGCGAACTCCTCGGCGCGCGGGCACTGGCGCCGCAGCAGGGCCAGCAGCTCCCGGTCCCTCTCCCCCGCCACACGCAGTCCGGCGATCTTCGCGGCGACGCCGAACCCGTCGCTGTCGGTGAGGCCCAGGTACCGCTCGTAGGCGGGCACGGCCTCGGTCTCGTCGCCCAGGGCCTCCATCAGCCGGGCGCGCAGCCGCCAGCCGGCGCGGGAGTTCCTGCGCTGGGCGAGGACGGTGTCGCTGATGACCAGCGCGAGGTCCAGTTCGTCGTCGTAGCCGCACTCCAGGGCCTTGTTGGCGACGGCGAGCAGGGCGTCCAGCACGTCGTTGGGGATGCCGGAGGCCGGGGTCGACGCCCCCTTGACGACCCGCTTGAGACGGGCGGCGGCACCGCTCGGCGCGGCCGGCGCGGCGGTGGTGGTGGCGGAACCGGTCGTGACCACGACGAGCAACCTGCGGAGCTGCTCGGCGAGCTCGACTCTACGGCGGTCCACACTGCCCACGAGTTTGCCGCTGTGCACCGCACAGGCACGCAGGCAGTCGTCCAGCTCCCCTCCGCTCACACGTGCCCGTCTGTTCTGAACCGTCGTCATGGCACTCCTGTTTTGCCGAACCAGCTGCTCGCGCACGGTGCGACAGCATTGGCTGCTTTTCTTCCCCGTAAGGAAGATGTTGGGAGAATTTAGAAATCCAAAACGACATCCAGGTGAACTCGCCTCTACCGGAGGGGGAATCGTTGGTCCGGTGTCCGGTTGTCCTCCGTCCGTCGGACTAGCGTGCTGACGTATCCGCGGCCGAAACCGGCCGGAATCATGAAACCCTGGGGTTTTCCTTGACCAGCGCGCTCGCCCGTCCGGTACCCGGAACGACCCGGCAGGCAGAGAAGGGAGAGCCACGCGGGCGGCCCCGGCTGCGCGCCCTGGACGGACTGCGACTGCTGGCCGCCTTGATGGTCGCGGCCTACCACTACGGCGGGCGGGGCGGCGATGTCACCACCGCCTGGGGAAGCTCGCCGAAGGAGCAGTTCCCCACCCTGCACGCGTATTTCTCGTACGGCTGCCTCGGCGTCCAGGTCTTCTTCGTGATCAGCGGATTCGTCATCTGCATGAGCGGCTGGGGCCGTCCGCTGCGGTCGTTCTTCGCCTCCCGCGCCTCCCGGCTGCTGCCCGCATACTGGGTGGCGGTCCTGCTGGTGACGGCGGTGTTCGCCCTGCCGGTGGTCGTCCACGAGGCCGTCTCACCGAGCGACGCGCTGGTGAACCTGACGTTGCTCCAGCAGCCGCTCGGCGTGGACCGGGTGCTGGGCGTGTGCTGGACGCTGTGGGTGGAGATCCGTTTCTACGCGCTGTTCGCCCTGTTCGTGGTGATGCCCGGGGCGAGCAGGCAGCGGGTGATCCTGTTCTGTGCCGTGTGGACCATGGCCGCCGCGATCGCCGACGCCGCGAACGAGCCGCTGCTCGACCTCGTCCTCATGCCCGAGTACGCGCCGTTCTTCGTCGGCGGCATCGGCCTGTACCTCGTCCACCGCGACCGCGGGGACGCCTACGCCTGGGGCATCGTCGGGGTGAGCTGGCTGATCGGCCAGCACTACGCGGTCCAGGACCTGTGGCACGCGCCGGGCCCGGACGCCTTCTCCCACCGGACCTCGTTCGGCATCGTCCTGATCGTCACGCTCGGCTTCGTCGCGGTCGCCGCCATCGCGCTGGGCCGGCTGGACTGGGCGAACTGGCGCTGGCTGACCGTCGCGGGCGCCCTCACCTACCCGTTCTACCTGGTCCACGAGCACCTGGGCTGGGTGGTAATCCACGCCCTGCACCGCGGCCTGGGCATCGGCTCGGCGGAGACCTTCGCCCTGACCATCGCCACGATGCTGCTGCTGGCCTGGCTGCTGAACCGGTACGTGGAGGACACCCTGACCCCGAAGATCCGGGCCCGCCTGTCCCGACCCTCCCCCGAGCCGCTGCCCGAGGCGGCCTGAGCCCCGGCAGCCACCGGCCCGCCGAGCGGGACGGGCGCGGCCGCGGCCCTACGCGCTCGCGAGCGTCAGCTTCGCCGCGAAGCCCAGGAACAGCGCGCCGGCTGCCGAGGTGGCGCCCGCCGACAGGGCACGGCGGCGGCGGAAGGCGGCGGCGAGCTTGGTGCCTCCGAAGATCAGCGCGCTGAGGTAGAGCACGCTGGCGATCTGCGCGAAGACGCCGAGGACGACGAAGGAGAGCGCCGGGTAGGCGTAGGCCGGGTCGACGAACTGCACGAAGAAGGAGATGAAGAACAGGATCGCCTTCGGGTTGAGCAGGCTGATGACCAGCGCCCTGCGGTACGGACGCTCCGCCGGGGCCGCGTCGGCCGCGGCCGCCCCGGTGACGCTCTCGAGGGCGCTCTGCTCGCGCCGGGTCCGCCACATGCCCCAGGCGGCGCGCAGCATGCCGACCGCGAGCCACGTCAGATAGCCGGCGCCCGCGTACTTCACGATGCCGAACAGCACGGCGTTCGCCTGGAGCAGCGAGGCGACTCCCGCCGCGGACAGCGTCATCAGCACGGCGTCCCCGCACCAGACCCCGGCCGCCGCCCTGTAGCCGACCCGCACCCCGCGCCGGGCGGCGACGGACAGCACGTACAGCGAGTTGGGGCCGGGCAGCAGCACGATGAGGATCAGGCCGGCCAGGTAGGTGGGGAGGTCGATGACGCCGAACATGGGGGGAGTCTCGCACGGGGGTACGACGCTCGGGCCCCTCTGTTCGCAATATGGTCAGCCGTCACCGTCGAGGAGCGTGTCGACGGACAGGCCGAGGGTGATCCCGACGGACTCCGGTACGGGGACGGACCGGCCCCGCCCGAAGTGCTGGGGGTCGGGGTACTTGCCGTCCTTCGGGTCGGTGTAGAGCAGGACCTCGTCGTGGTGGCGGTCCGCGACGAGGTAGGCCGGGATGCCCGCCCTGGCGTAGGTCCCGACCTTGATGGCCGTGTCGTTGGACCAGTTGGTGGAGGTCACCTCCAGCACCAGGCGGAAGACGTGCGGCGCGTAGCAGTTCTTCTCCACGAGCGCGTCCCTGTAGTCGTCATCGACCACGG contains these protein-coding regions:
- a CDS encoding acyltransferase family protein, with translation MTSALARPVPGTTRQAEKGEPRGRPRLRALDGLRLLAALMVAAYHYGGRGGDVTTAWGSSPKEQFPTLHAYFSYGCLGVQVFFVISGFVICMSGWGRPLRSFFASRASRLLPAYWVAVLLVTAVFALPVVVHEAVSPSDALVNLTLLQQPLGVDRVLGVCWTLWVEIRFYALFALFVVMPGASRQRVILFCAVWTMAAAIADAANEPLLDLVLMPEYAPFFVGGIGLYLVHRDRGDAYAWGIVGVSWLIGQHYAVQDLWHAPGPDAFSHRTSFGIVLIVTLGFVAVAAIALGRLDWANWRWLTVAGALTYPFYLVHEHLGWVVIHALHRGLGIGSAETFALTIATMLLLAWLLNRYVEDTLTPKIRARLSRPSPEPLPEAA
- a CDS encoding glycosyltransferase family 29 protein — protein: MTTVQNRRARVSGGELDDCLRACAVHSGKLVGSVDRRRVELAEQLRRLLVVVTTGSATTTAAPAAPSGAAARLKRVVKGASTPASGIPNDVLDALLAVANKALECGYDDELDLALVISDTVLAQRRNSRAGWRLRARLMEALGDETEAVPAYERYLGLTDSDGFGVAAKIAGLRVAGERDRELLALLRRQCPRAEEFARGPATDVWAEGLTAHAVGDWPEAEPRMVGALLALAAEGAPVADRQELLSQYLELRAARSDVDLPALTEVLALYAEQRRNRMRGPVADPTIGGVQWIGLGEFRNQVAGKSVCLIANSGRVGSSSLGAEIDAYDLVVRFNSYRIDARHTGGRTDIHATIHKHGFNWDQQVTTRLVFGGVSGDWKYSLRNRLVPGAQQFLGDESLRWPVRNIGRLGADVWSGIPTTGFNMLFLLDFLDVSPTLDLIGFDFYESGAYRVPEAMKMPITSVHEYTSEKEWVMQRAQRVTDMRISLR
- a CDS encoding Uma2 family endonuclease is translated as MLHESSLADAADHLWEELPGHRVEILNGSIVVTPPPDGPHQESLTWVVEEFSRIGARRAGLRYIGGIGLWLPTGPDDYAVPDFSVVDDDYRDALVEKNCYAPHVFRLVLEVTSTNWSNDTAIKVGTYARAGIPAYLVADRHHDEVLLYTDPKDGKYPDPQHFGRGRSVPVPESVGITLGLSVDTLLDGDG
- the leuE gene encoding leucine efflux protein LeuE; the protein is MFGVIDLPTYLAGLILIVLLPGPNSLYVLSVAARRGVRVGYRAAAGVWCGDAVLMTLSAAGVASLLQANAVLFGIVKYAGAGYLTWLAVGMLRAAWGMWRTRREQSALESVTGAAAADAAPAERPYRRALVISLLNPKAILFFISFFVQFVDPAYAYPALSFVVLGVFAQIASVLYLSALIFGGTKLAAAFRRRRALSAGATSAAGALFLGFAAKLTLASA
- a CDS encoding glycosyltransferase, with the translated sequence MTTTPGTATTAPQAPALSSEALTGKRRVAFAAYVDENYLPGFLALLRSLALSNPGVCEDFVVLHDDLRPGSIARIRALHPRIVLRRVNTEHYDTYKKGDQDNYLVRKAYFILDVFRLREYDTVITLDTDMVVLDDLGELLRLREGLAAVPQFFYGQHKLNSGLLVIQREYLSDAFCAELDATGRSGDYELDKHDQGILNAVLDGDFVRLDARYNFVKRRLSGDLPVPDDTAILHFTGRHKPWQGGEAGYGRAEERWREFELSDADFQAAYLALSGTLHHDLLVHLGTPHVARTGDVESARKVAAAHIAAGDYQDAVDILSSVHLPLDEAWAHEVLGHALMSVSRHEEARAQLLLAAAAPNRAATAYARLAQMAWVHGEDAEALRHATAGISVDPTHRSSRLWAQRAASVPEQELGGAEDQLAHVAFYMDRQGNAGDKLLPETVRLGFGPDTTSRRWHSVHAHRLFDRAALERVNARRGLVIGGGGLFIPDTMPNGNSAWQWNVPDEHLRGIDVPIMVYAVGFNAFDGQSYRAGRFRESLRLLVEKSSFFGLRNHGSIAKVRAMLPDHLHDRVRFQPCPTTVSRQLVPGWTDPAGREDTVLLNAAYDRAGLRFGHDYGHFLAEIAKAVRGIGAHTEVRCVAHSLDDERIAFDLRREHGISLPVIPMYDFDNDAIRDLYARTRLVIGMRGHAGMIPFGVGTPIISLISHPKMAYFLADIERPEWGVSVHDRNLGAVLTERAIGILDAHAATVADVHERQRTLWKVTEENAADLRVILGA